The following DNA comes from Camelina sativa cultivar DH55 chromosome 14, Cs, whole genome shotgun sequence.
ATGGGTGTTACCACTTTTTTTTCTAGATATGTCTCTTTAACATTGGTTTAATGGACAGGGAATATGGTGTAGACTTTGTTCTTCTAGCTGGATATTTGAAACTTATACCGGTTGAGCTGGTGCAAGCTTTTCCTAAACGGATTCTAAATATCCATCCTGCGCTTCTTCCGGCTTTTGGAGGCAAAGGGCTTTATGGTGAGAGAGTTCATAAAGCTGTTCTAGCATCTGGAGCTAGGTGAAGTCGCATACTCACTCACACAATGtgtagtttctttctttttcttatgtgcaagaaaacatgaaacggGTTTTATTATGTAGGTATTCAGGTCCGACAATTCACTTTGTCGATGAAGAGTACGACTCAGGGCGTATACTTGCTCAAAGTGCAGTCCGCGTGAATGCTAATGACACACCAGAGGAATTGGCCAAAAGGGTTCTTCGTGAGGTACTTACTACTAAATAATACTTTTGAATATTACATTTCACAATTCAGATAATTtcattggttttcttttttgctatttttggtTTAGGAACACAAACTCTATGTTGAGGTAGTGGCTGCAATCTGCGAAGAACGTATAAAATGGAGAGAAGACGGTGTTCCTCTCATTCAAAGCAAAGGCAACTCTGATGAGTATTATTAGATCATTGACAAATGAAGTTCAACCGCATTGGATCTCAGATTAGTTCCATTTTCATATCTAAGGTGTTTCAACCTTAGGTTATATATAGTCTTCAGGCTGTAGAAGAAGTTTTTGCCCAGAGTATAGATTGAGAAATGTTTCTGAAACTTaagttttgtttcagttttgtcATAATTATATGGAAGGAGATGAAActgatcgtcaaaaaaaaaatatggaaggAGATGAAACTAAAAGCCAAGAGACTGATTGTATTGTGTAATTTACCGAAAgctttattcaattttttttttcctagagTGTTTTGTTACcataaagttttatttcatctataagaagaatcaaaatctCTGAAATCCATATTACAGATTCTAAAATGTAGAAACAGGGTTTTTATCAACTAGATTTGTTCCTAGAAGAAATGATTGGGTTAAGATGGAGCCCCGAGATAGAATGCAAGGCGAAGAATGTCACTGAATATTCCACCTGCTGTGACTTGAGCACCAGCACCAGGTCCGCGAACAATCAGAGGCTGTTCTTTGTACCGTTTGGTTGTGAAAGCGATGATGTTGTCAGCACCCGAGAGCTGAGCAAACGGATGATCTTTCTTGTACCGTTTCAACTCTACTGTTCCCTTTTTCTCTACCGCGTCTACAACTCCTACATATCTCAAGACCTATAAACACAGCAAATGAGTTCTTTTCGAGGCTGTGCATTCGGTTTTTAACATAAATTTGCTTAGAGGCACTACTTACTTCTCCTACTGCTTCAGCCTCTTGTCTTTGTTTTGACAATTCTTCATCAAACTGAGGTAGCTTCTCCATGAACTCTTCTGCTGATGCACAAGCCTGTGATGAACATTGGAATAGAATACTGAAGTGTCAAAAGGATTATCTTTGTTGACGATGAGAATTAATATTGTATACAGAGACTTACTTGTAGAGGCTTTGGCACAAGATTCTGGACTGGGAGGCCGTCAAGATCCAATCTTAAGCCTGATTCTCTGGCAAGAATTGTCACCTGCATAAGAAGCAGTTACGAGAAGGttcaaaatcattaaatgatCGAACACAAGCTGCCAAAAACCCAATTTGATGACAGAAAAAAACCGTACTTTTCTGGCAACATCTGTTCCAGATAGATCATCTCGTGGATCTGGCTCTGTGAAACCTGCCTGCTTTGCTTCCGCTACAACATCACTGAAGCTTCTGGTGCCGACAAAATTGTTGAAAAGGTAGCTTAAAGTACCACTGCAGCAAGGCATCAAAGGAAAATATTAGTGTGTGTGAAGATGCAAAGCCAGCTCATTCTTTTGTTATCTGAACAAATTGTTGTGGTTACCAAGCTGAACAGGAGATACCTGAAAATGCCTTCAATCCGCAGTATTTTATCCCCTGTTTCGAGAAGACCACGTAAAGTGCTGATAATTGGAAGACCAGCTCCAACGGTTGCTTCATAGAAGTAATGTGTGTACGATTTTCTTTGAAGATCTCTAATCTTTAGATACTGCATTTACAAACAGGAAAGTGTTACCAACTAGTCTCTATGTTCATGGAATCACGGAACCTCAACAAGAACAGATTTTGTAGCTTCCTATTCAACATTCACTAAAACAAATATCGAACTCTTAACCTGATCAAGTGGTCCTGAGTTAGCCTTTTTGTTCGGAGTGACCACATGAATTCCTCGTAGCAACCAGTCGTAGTAACAGCTAGCGACACCAGCATCGGCCGTACAATCAACCATAACAGAGTTTGGAATGAAATGATTTCCCTTCACATATTGGGTGAACTTCTCCATGTTAGCTGTTTCTCCCTCTTCTTTCATAAGTTCTCTCCATCTTGATAAGTCAATTCCCCTAAAAGATGATGATTGTGTAAGGATTACAGCAGTAATGCGGTTCACCTACAAGTATTGAATCAAGTTTGTTGACTTACGATTCACTCATCAACATTTTACTTGAGCCAGTGATCCCTATAACACGCAAGTCAATTTTGAACTCTTCTTTGAGCACTGCAGCCtgtgaaaataaatttaaagatgaTTCAGTTTGAACCTTGGTCCGTATATAACTATAATCTCACATATACAGATCAGATACTCACCTGATCTCTAATCTGATCAAGTAAGGTTCCACCAATTAGTCCTGGTCCTATGATCCCCACAGCCAAAGTGGTTCTCGAAAGGTAAAATCTTGAGTGCACAGCTCTTAGTGCCCTAATGCAATCTTCACGCTTGACAACTACTGTAATATTGAATTCGGAGCAACCTTGAGCTATAGCACGGATGTTGATATTGGCCTACAGTTATTTAGGAATGGCAATGTATCAGCAGAGCTTCTTAGCACAAAAAGGATATGAAATGAACGATAGAACCGTCATTCGATTTTCTTGGCAAACACTACACTTGCTTACCTTTGCTAACGCGTTGAAAAAAGTGGCAGAAACACCAGGAGTGCTTGCCATTTTCTGGCCAACTGCTGCTAATATGCTACAATTTGGGATGAtttcaatctaaaaaaaaaaaacaattaaaccatAGGTTGGGAAAAAAAGCCGATGCCTTAACAATAATATAGTTGATATCCTATaaagaacaagagagatacCTGGGAAAGGCGGCCACCAGCCAAAGCTTGACGAAATCGGGAATTCAATGCTTCAGAAACAGCTTTCACTTCCTTCTCAGGTACAGCAAAGCATACAGAGTGCTCGCTACTAGCCTGGATTTACGTACATTAATTAAGAACCTGCAATTGAAAAGGGAAGACATAACCAATGGAAGAAATCAGAAAGTTGAACTAGATGACCTGTGAGATCATAATCACATTAGCTCCAACTTCCTTGACAGCAGCAAAAATGGCACTGGCAGTACCAGGAACACCAGCCATTCCAGTTCTATAAAAAGAATGCAAAGTTcgtataagaaataaaataatcagCGAGTATGTAATACAATATCCACCATCAGCTCACCCTTCTACATTTACAAGAGCCAAATTGTCAATCGTTGCAAATCCTTTGACAGGAGCGTCTAATTTATATCCATCCTCATCTTCAGTCTGCCGACATATCATTGTTCCAGGGGCAGAGAGGTTGAAAATGTTCCTTATCACAATTGGGATGTCATATTTCATCACTGGAATAATGGTCCGCGGATGTAAAACGTTTGCCCCAAAGTAAGACTGCGCAGGCATATCAACATTAATGTTAGGTGTAAACAAAGATTCTGGAAAGCTAGGAATTTAAACAAGTGCAAGAGGTTCGAAATTTACCATTTCCCAAGCTTCTTGGTAAGAAAGAGTCTTCAGTACAACAGCTTCACTAACTGCATCGAAACATATTCATTAGCATAACAATAGACAAACATAATGAGGAACACACGCCTGTCATGGCTCAATAACTACTCCTAGCTATACGGAAATTAAATGTATGCTTGCACATACCTTTCCTTGGATCTGCACTGTACACACCATCAACATCTGTCCAGATTGTGAGTTGGTGAGATCTAAACAGAGCACCCATTATAGCTGCAGAGAAGTCACTACCATCTCTCTTGAGAGTCGTTGGAATGTTCTGTGGTGTACTGGCTATGAAGCCAGTTGCTATAATAATCCTTGCTGAGTTCAGGGAAAACCACTTTTCCAGTCTCTTTTCTGATTCCACAAAGTCAGGATCGACTTGATTAGAGCTCGTCGGAATAACAACAAGCACATCCCTTGCATCCATCCAGGTGCAGTCCAATCCACTCTAAAAAGAAATGCACACAAGCATGTAAGAATGGTAAAAGTCCAGAAAAACATATTCTTCTTAATTAGAATTTCCTCGCAGCACAACATCTAAGACTTGTATACCTTTCTCACAACAGCAGCTAACATCTGAGCAGACCACAACTCTCCATGACCCACAACGAAGTCTGAGAAAGATTCTGTCGCATGACCAGCTGCAGAGATAGAAGAGGTCGTAACAGGAGGAATAAGATTTCAGAAGAACATAAACCAAATCCAGTTCAACTACATAATACCTCCTCCTAACAATATGTAATTAGCATTGACAAAGAGAAAACGAAACCAGTACCTATGTAAATGGCACGAAGCATTGCTTTGAGATTGTTTATATCATCATTTAACCGAGCCAAGAAACTCGCGAGTTCATCTCCATCAAGCAAGTCAACAGCCGTTGCTCGGTGCTTTTCAAGAACAGCAGCCAAAGCAGACAGGTAGGAATCATCCCGAGACTGAGCTCTATGAATGAGATCATACATCATATCAGTGACTTTAGCCATCGCTGACACAACCACCAACTTCCTCTCAGAGGCATCCTTAACTACAACATCAGCAACATCTTTAATCCTCTCTGAGTTTCCCACACAAGTTCCTCCAAATTTGTGTACAGCCCACGAATCTCCTTTGGGAAGGTGACCATTCTCCACAGAATTATCCAACGCTAAATctattcaaaaagaaaaaatacaaatcacCATCAACACAAACAATCACAAATCTTCTCAGATTAACATGCAAAATCAACGTCGGAGTTTCAAACCTGTGACGGAACCTAAGACACGAGGACTCTTCAATTCGCTTCTTACGCAGTGACCCATACAATTCCGGCGCCTCAATTTCTCGAAAGAAACACGATTCGACGCGAGTCGTCTCCCATACACGAACGGAACGCGAGCGGAGAAATCTCCGGCCACCGCCGGAGAAGAAACAACCTTAGCCAGAGAAACCACCGGCATTTCCTgtagaaattttcaaaaattccGATTTCTAAAGTCAAAAACAAGTGGAATACTCACTCCATACAAACgacaaataaaatgaagaagCAGAATCATACCGTAAGCTCAGTCAAAAACTACCGGAGGTTTAAACAAAACGAGAATATCCAccggaggagaagaagacacCGCCGAGATCGGAGAACCAACAAActcgaaaacaaaaacagtggCAATTTCAGTAAATTTTGAGAAGGAAGGCGACTTGTTTTTGCTGTGCATATATATGAATCATAGTGGGGGTAATGAAACAGTGTACCTCAAAACTCGATGGGCAACACGTGTACGTGTTGTATGACTTCTTTAAAACATGGACGGTGGAGATTAATTTGGGTGTTTGTGAAAATGGATGTTAGAAAAAAGACTGCATAAAATGTGTCTATACAAACCACACTAGAGTCGTCAAGTAGCTTAAACAAAAGCTTTATACATTAAATTTGGTGAAAAGGAAAAACACATGAcatttctgcatttcatatacatttttaaaccCACCAACCTGTGTAgtttgcattattattattatataacaaaaaaaagttacactATAGAAAGTTTCCTAGgcaacaaagaaaaatgaaacaaacaattgtacatagttttttccccaaatcgGTTTTTAGAAAAAACTAATCTAGTCAATGTTCTCAATCTAGTTTCCAAAAGAACCACACTTCACATCATATTCATGAACAAAACACCTATTTGTGCGACCAATCCGTTGTTCACTTTGTGTGCTGGTTCCAATGACTAAACAAGTTAACATCGGGTAAAAGATCAACTTAAAAAGTTCATTTAAAACCGGGCTGGTTCAATAATTTCCCTTTATTATATAGTCTTTCAATTTTGGCAAAACGAAAAAAACTATTGGAATGAAATGTATAATTCCACTATTTTTATACGTCtgaatattcaaaaaaaaaaaaatctcatagaaagaaataaagtaaCCAAAATATCAATagtgtataaaaatataacactGGGCATGCTAAAACTTTCAGAGATGCAGCTCGTGCGGTATAATACCAATTAGCAAAAATGCACGGGTCCTCAAGCGTCTACGGTTCGAATCCATCTTAAACctcatggttttgtttttcttttttcaaaccAGTCACTAGTGTATATACTTAAATCGGCCACTCGCCGGCACTGTGAATATATTCTTCTTCACCTCAATATCACGGCCAGATTCACCGTCATTATCCCGGTGCCACCTCTCAAATCTTCGTCCCATTTTGAATCTCACTCTCGCTCTCCTCTGTGGTAATCTTCCTCCGCCTTTTTTACCTCTACAACTCTCAGATTTCAAATTTTCACGATCAATAACGGAATCAGAGTATTCCCACAAGTGATCAGATCCATCTTTAGTACACCGATCGGAGTAGAGACTAGCGTCAGGGAAAGGCGGAAGCCAAGCTGGAACATACTCCACCGATTGAGTCACCGCCACCGCCGCGTGATCCAAATCTTTTCCCGATGATGATCCGATGTCTCTTTCCGGCTTCGGTAACGGTTTAGCGAAAGGGATCTCAGGAGCATACTTGACGAAATCGGAGAGGTTACGGAGAACAGCGGATTTGATCAAGCAGTGTGATTCAACATCGTGAACGGTAGAGCCGCCGGGGAAACAATCGGAGGTAGATAGAGCGATGTCTTGGAGACCGTTGACGATGTCGAAGAGGTTCGACTCCGTACGATTAGCGGCGTTTGAGAACGACGACGCGAGTCCGGCGAGGGATTGTAAGAATTTGGTTGTGGTTACGGTCAGAGTGTTGAGAGCGGATGAATCGGTGGCTTTGTATCCGATAGATTGGCAGATTTGACTGACGGCGATTCTGGTGAGAGTGAAGGTGAAATCCGCCGTGGTTGTCGGTGATTGGTCGGAGGGTTCTTCGAGTTTGAGTTTAGAGTTACGGCGTCGCTTCATTGGTAGGGTGGAGATTTTTGAGAGGATCGAGAAACAAGGAGGCGTATTGGAGTTTGTAAAGATTggatttattaaaaagaaccctaaatcgTGGGGTTCGAACCGGCGTCGCATTGCTTATTGGATTAAATAATCAGCACGTACAAGCCACGAAGCCAAGATCTCATTACATCGCAAATATCAATCTAAAGGTTTACATTGATTTATGAAAACTGTAAACCGATCTGCCGGTTGAACCCACCGAACCGTGAATGAGACCCTTGTTTGTTCGGTCATATAACCTATCGAACTTTGAAGATTATTATATCATCCGATCTAGGATTTGGATcattacaaatatagatattacaaaatatagcattaaaaaaatcaatagacCAAACCTTATTCAGGAAGGCCTAAGAACTAAGACCATCATAAGAGCAAGATNNNNNNNNNNNNNNNNNNNNNNNNNNNNNNNNNNNNNNNNNNNNNNNNNNNNNNNNNNNNNNNNNNNNNNNNNNNNNNNNNNNNNNNNNNNNNNNNNNNNNNNNNNNNNNNNNNNNNNNN
Coding sequences within:
- the LOC104741730 gene encoding transcription initiation factor TFIID subunit 8-like translates to MRRRFEPHDLGFFLINPIFTNSNTPPCFSILSKISTLPMKRRRNSKLKLEEPSDQSPTTTADFTFTLTRIAVSQICQSIGYKATDSSALNTLTVTTTKFLQSLAGLASSFSNAANRTESNLFDIVNGLQDIALSTSDCFPGGSTVHDVESHCLIKSAVLRNLSDFVKYAPEIPFAKPLPKPERDIGSSSGKDLDHAAVAVTQSVEYVPAWLPPFPDASLYSDRCTKDGSDHLWEYSDSVIDRENLKSESCRGKKGGGRLPQRRARVRFKMGRRFERWHRDNDGESGRDIEVKKNIFTVPASGRFKYIH
- the LOC104741728 gene encoding bifunctional aspartokinase/homoserine dehydrogenase 1, chloroplastic → MPVVSLAKVVSSPAVAGDFSARVPFVYGRRLASNRVSFEKLRRRNCMGHCVRSELKSPRVLGSVTDLALDNSVENGHLPKGDSWAVHKFGGTCVGNSERIKDVADVVVKDASERKLVVVSAMAKVTDMMYDLIHRAQSRDDSYLSALAAVLEKHRATAVDLLDGDELASFLARLNDDINNLKAMLRAIYIAGHATESFSDFVVGHGELWSAQMLAAVVRKSGLDCTWMDARDVLVVIPTSSNQVDPDFVESEKRLEKWFSLNSARIIIATGFIASTPQNIPTTLKRDGSDFSAAIMGALFRSHQLTIWTDVDGVYSADPRKVSEAVVLKTLSYQEAWEMSYFGANVLHPRTIIPVMKYDIPIVIRNIFNLSAPGTMICRQTEDEDGYKLDAPVKGFATIDNLALVNVEGTGMAGVPGTASAIFAAVKEVGANVIMISQASSEHSVCFAVPEKEVKAVSEALNSRFRQALAGGRLSQIEIIPNCSILAAVGQKMASTPGVSATFFNALAKANINIRAIAQGCSEFNITVVVKREDCIRALRAVHSRFYLSRTTLAVGIIGPGLIGGTLLDQIRDQAAVLKEEFKIDLRVIGITGSSKMLMSESGIDLSRWRELMKEEGETANMEKFTQYVKGNHFIPNSVMVDCTADAGVASCYYDWLLRGIHVVTPNKKANSGPLDQYLKIRDLQRKSYTHYFYEATVGAGLPIISTLRGLLETGDKILRIEGIFSGTLSYLFNNFVGTRSFSDVVAEAKQAGFTEPDPRDDLSGTDVARKVTILARESGLRLDLDGLPVQNLVPKPLQACASAEEFMEKLPQFDEELSKQRQEAEAVGEVLRYVGVVDAVEKKGTVELKRYKKDHPFAQLSGADNIIAFTTKRYKEQPLIVRGPGAGAQVTAGGIFSDILRLAFYLGAPS